The following proteins are encoded in a genomic region of Roseinatronobacter sp. S2:
- a CDS encoding UTP--glucose-1-phosphate uridylyltransferase: MTRITKAVFPVAGLGTRFLPATKAMPKELLPIIDKPIVQYAVEEAVAAGVTELIFVTGRNKRAVGDHFDANLELENQLLQAGKTEMRDMVRNIVPEGVSCLFVRQPAPLGLGHAVLCAAPAVGNAPFAVLLADDFMKGSPLPTEALISAYEKKPQTLLSVGEVAPEDVSKFGILRPGDMQSDGTLAVKGLVEKPKLEDAPSHLASYGRYVFEPEVFAILRALKPGAGGEIQLADAIDILAAQGKVSAIINQSQRFDCGSKRGYLEAILDVALDDPKYRDFMFALMRRKLDEYRG, encoded by the coding sequence ATGACACGAATAACAAAAGCCGTTTTTCCCGTTGCCGGATTAGGAACACGTTTTCTGCCTGCAACCAAAGCGATGCCCAAGGAACTTTTGCCAATTATTGACAAGCCCATTGTTCAATATGCGGTGGAAGAAGCTGTTGCCGCAGGGGTGACAGAACTTATCTTCGTGACCGGGCGCAACAAGCGTGCAGTCGGGGACCATTTCGACGCCAATCTTGAGCTTGAGAACCAGTTGCTGCAAGCGGGCAAGACAGAGATGCGCGACATGGTGCGAAATATCGTTCCCGAAGGCGTATCATGCCTGTTTGTGCGCCAACCCGCGCCGCTGGGGCTGGGCCATGCGGTTTTGTGTGCAGCCCCCGCAGTGGGTAATGCCCCTTTCGCGGTTTTGCTGGCCGATGACTTTATGAAGGGATCGCCCCTGCCCACCGAAGCACTGATCAGCGCATATGAGAAAAAGCCGCAAACCTTGCTGTCAGTAGGCGAGGTCGCGCCGGAAGATGTGTCGAAATTCGGCATATTGCGGCCGGGGGATATGCAAAGTGATGGCACGCTGGCCGTCAAGGGGCTGGTGGAAAAGCCCAAGCTGGAAGACGCGCCATCGCATCTTGCGTCCTATGGCCGCTATGTGTTCGAACCAGAGGTGTTTGCAATCCTTCGCGCGTTGAAACCGGGTGCCGGGGGCGAGATTCAGTTGGCTGATGCGATTGATATACTGGCCGCGCAAGGCAAGGTTTCGGCCATCATAAACCAGTCGCAGCGTTTTGACTGCGGGTCAAAGCGGGGCTATCTGGAGGCGATTCTTGATGTCGCGCTGGATGACCCGAAATACCGCGACTTCATGTTTGCGCTGATGCGCAGGAAACTGGACGAATATCGGGGATAG
- a CDS encoding ABC transporter ATP-binding protein/permease has protein sequence MSPSYRAKAPDPTGSPAAAAPPSNGLRIIRRVIPYLWPKGELWVKQRIVLALTMLVIAKMVAVGTPFFYKAAVDALAGEGAAWMLALGAVGLTVAYGLARLMEIAFQELRNVLFTRVGQRALRKLALETFEHIHRLSLRYHITRKTGGLSRIIERGVKGVEFLLRFLLFSIFPLMLQLLMIAVIFFLMFDVWYLAAVVATISLYVWFTFRITEWRVKQRREMNRQDTDANQKAIDSLLNFETVKYFNAEGMEARRYDSAMAQYETAAVATNYSLAFLNFGQAFLITTGLVVVMVMAAMGVQNGALSVGDFVLVNAYMIQITMPLNFLGTVYREIRQALVDMGEMFDLLDQPADVTDAPDARPLKVSGGEIRFDKVQFGYDAARPILKGVDLTVHAGQTVAIIGPSGSGKSTIGRLLFRFYDVTGGAVLIDGQDLRTVTQSSLHGAIGVVPQDTVLFNDTIAYNIAYGREGATRQEIEGAARAARIHDFICSLPEGYDTAVGERGLKLSGGEKQRVGIARTLLKNPPILLLDEATSALDTRTEQSIQESLRQMGQGRTVITIAHRLSTVVDADRIVVLDEGRIVETGTHDDLLARNGQYAEMWARQRANSHEA, from the coding sequence ATGTCACCATCCTATCGCGCGAAGGCGCCCGATCCAACGGGCAGCCCCGCAGCAGCCGCGCCCCCGTCAAACGGGCTGCGCATCATTCGCCGCGTTATCCCCTATCTGTGGCCCAAGGGAGAGTTGTGGGTAAAGCAACGCATCGTTCTGGCGCTGACAATGCTGGTCATCGCCAAGATGGTGGCCGTGGGCACGCCGTTCTTTTACAAGGCGGCGGTCGACGCGCTTGCAGGCGAAGGGGCGGCATGGATGCTGGCCCTTGGTGCTGTCGGTTTGACGGTTGCCTATGGACTTGCGCGCTTGATGGAGATTGCGTTTCAGGAATTGCGCAATGTGCTGTTTACGCGTGTCGGACAGCGCGCCTTGCGCAAACTGGCCTTGGAAACATTCGAGCATATTCACCGCCTTTCGCTGCGTTATCACATTACACGCAAGACAGGTGGCCTTAGCCGGATCATCGAACGTGGTGTGAAAGGCGTTGAATTCCTGCTGCGGTTCTTGCTGTTCTCGATTTTCCCGCTGATGCTGCAACTGCTGATGATTGCGGTGATTTTCTTTCTGATGTTCGATGTCTGGTATCTGGCCGCCGTGGTCGCCACAATCTCGCTGTATGTCTGGTTTACATTCCGCATCACCGAATGGCGCGTCAAACAGCGCCGCGAAATGAACCGTCAGGATACGGACGCCAACCAGAAGGCGATCGACAGCCTGCTGAATTTCGAAACGGTCAAGTATTTCAATGCCGAAGGTATGGAAGCGCGCCGGTACGACAGCGCCATGGCACAATATGAAACGGCGGCGGTGGCCACGAATTATTCCTTGGCATTCCTGAATTTCGGACAGGCGTTTTTGATCACCACAGGGTTGGTGGTGGTCATGGTGATGGCGGCAATGGGCGTACAAAACGGCGCGCTAAGCGTTGGCGACTTCGTTTTGGTCAATGCCTATATGATCCAGATTACCATGCCGCTGAATTTCCTTGGCACGGTCTATCGCGAAATCCGGCAAGCCCTGGTCGATATGGGCGAAATGTTTGACCTGCTGGACCAGCCCGCAGATGTCACCGATGCCCCTGATGCCCGCCCCCTGAAGGTCAGCGGCGGGGAAATCCGGTTCGATAAGGTGCAGTTCGGGTATGACGCGGCCCGACCCATCCTGAAAGGGGTGGACCTGACCGTGCATGCGGGGCAGACCGTCGCAATTATCGGGCCTTCGGGGTCGGGGAAATCCACAATCGGGCGGCTGCTGTTCAGGTTTTATGATGTAACAGGCGGGGCCGTGCTGATTGACGGGCAGGACTTGCGCACGGTCACGCAATCCAGCCTGCACGGCGCAATCGGCGTCGTCCCGCAAGATACGGTGCTGTTCAACGATACCATCGCCTATAACATCGCCTATGGCCGCGAAGGCGCAACCCGCCAGGAAATCGAGGGTGCCGCGCGCGCAGCCCGCATCCATGATTTCATCTGCTCGCTGCCCGAAGGTTATGACACTGCCGTAGGCGAGCGTGGCCTGAAGCTGTCAGGCGGTGAAAAGCAGCGCGTGGGCATTGCACGGACCTTGCTGAAAAACCCGCCCATTCTGCTGCTGGATGAAGCTACATCAGCGCTTGATACCCGAACGGAGCAAAGCATTCAGGAAAGCCTGCGCCAGATGGGACAGGGGCGCACGGTGATCACGATTGCGCACCGGCTGTCAACAGTTGTGGATGCAGACCGGATCGTTGTTCTGGACGAGGGGCGTATCGTCGAGACTGGCACACATGATGACCTGCTGGCGCGCAATGGCCAATATGCGGAAATGTGGGCACGCCAACGCGCCAACAGCCACGAGGCGTGA
- the hpaR gene encoding homoprotocatechuate degradation operon regulator HpaR: MHQTPERDLRKFEKSLPIALLRTREATTRLFKPFIDLHDLTMPQWRVLRALAEADALDARTLSERCVILPPSLTRIFRAMTLRGLIRQVECADARRHMVAITDTGRALFEQVLQESEPDYMRLAAAFGPERLDMLLDLLNELRDTAQGLVDQSQQQDTRKVMPGRQ; encoded by the coding sequence ATGCACCAGACACCTGAACGCGACTTGCGAAAATTTGAGAAATCCTTGCCAATAGCCCTTTTGCGCACACGAGAGGCGACGACGCGGCTGTTCAAACCCTTTATCGATCTGCATGATTTGACGATGCCGCAATGGCGCGTTTTGCGCGCCCTTGCCGAAGCCGACGCCCTTGATGCACGCACGCTGTCTGAACGATGTGTCATCCTGCCGCCATCGCTGACACGGATTTTCCGTGCCATGACCCTGCGCGGTTTGATCCGACAGGTGGAATGCGCCGACGCCCGCAGGCATATGGTCGCGATTACCGACACGGGCCGCGCCCTGTTTGAACAGGTCTTGCAGGAATCAGAACCGGATTACATGCGCCTAGCTGCGGCTTTTGGCCCTGAGCGGCTGGACATGCTGCTGGATCTGCTGAATGAACTGCGCGATACGGCGCAAGGGCTGGTCGACCAGTCGCAACAGCAAGACACACGCAAGGTGATGCCCGGTCGCCAGTGA
- a CDS encoding DUF2312 domain-containing protein: MTDISNDAYNVTADELRQFIERYEHLDAEKKDIADQQKEVMAEAKGRGYDTKVLRKIIAMRKRKPDEIAEEEAVLDLYKAALGMV; encoded by the coding sequence ATGACCGATATTTCGAATGATGCGTATAATGTGACCGCGGATGAGTTGCGCCAGTTTATAGAGCGCTATGAGCATCTTGATGCCGAGAAAAAAGACATAGCCGACCAGCAAAAAGAGGTTATGGCAGAAGCCAAGGGCCGCGGCTATGACACCAAGGTTCTGCGCAAGATCATCGCCATGCGCAAGCGCAAGCCCGATGAGATTGCCGAAGAAGAAGCGGTGCTGGATTTGTACAAGGCCGCGCTTGGCATGGTGTGA
- a CDS encoding LysM peptidoglycan-binding domain-containing protein, translating to MLKYLPKDTLAQWAVGTVAVAGAASVAYIVVFPPDRSEPVDTAPRLGAMSEPFVADGPDAEPEPDMRVAMAEQLNDAAPRFDLVRVTDIGDVLIAGKAPATSTVAALIDEAQVAQTISSAAGEFVMMFEVQPSPAPRVLELEVHLPSGHRVRSADTLMLAPRSELLVGQRDTDGSTHAVHMAREVETAPLFPDLSPPPRPQPDTGIDMAGTAAAPDIANDADMPGTEEQTAQAQAQDMPMAILMRSDGSVQVLGEAARLPQTGSAGNVVVDSVVYDAQGDVALGGRSRSAGTEIQIYLDNQPIIRTRASADGNWQAQLDGIERGVYRLRVDELDDAAQVVSRAEIPFERVTPQIARGSDGPQALIVQPGNTLWAMSEARFGDGQRYMRIFDANRDQIRNPDLIFPGQVFILPPPEG from the coding sequence ATGCTGAAATATCTGCCGAAAGATACGCTGGCACAATGGGCAGTCGGGACCGTTGCAGTCGCCGGTGCGGCGTCCGTGGCGTATATCGTGGTCTTTCCGCCAGATCGGTCGGAGCCGGTTGACACAGCACCCCGCCTTGGCGCGATGTCCGAACCATTTGTTGCAGACGGCCCCGACGCAGAACCCGAACCCGACATGCGTGTCGCCATGGCCGAGCAGCTGAACGATGCCGCGCCGCGCTTTGATCTGGTGCGGGTGACCGATATCGGCGATGTGCTGATCGCGGGCAAGGCACCGGCCACCAGCACGGTTGCCGCCCTGATTGACGAAGCGCAGGTGGCCCAGACCATCAGCAGCGCCGCGGGCGAGTTTGTAATGATGTTTGAGGTGCAACCCAGCCCTGCCCCACGCGTTCTGGAACTGGAAGTGCACCTGCCCAGCGGGCATCGTGTGCGCTCCGCAGATACGCTGATGCTGGCCCCGCGCAGTGAATTGCTTGTCGGGCAGCGCGACACTGATGGCAGCACCCACGCGGTTCACATGGCGCGCGAAGTTGAAACTGCGCCACTGTTTCCCGACCTGTCACCCCCCCCACGACCGCAGCCGGATACTGGCATAGACATGGCAGGAACAGCCGCAGCGCCAGATATTGCAAACGACGCAGACATGCCCGGGACCGAAGAACAAACCGCACAGGCACAGGCGCAGGACATGCCGATGGCAATCCTGATGCGATCTGACGGCAGTGTGCAGGTTCTGGGCGAAGCCGCGCGCCTGCCCCAGACGGGAAGCGCGGGTAATGTGGTGGTGGACAGCGTGGTCTATGATGCGCAAGGCGACGTGGCCCTTGGCGGGCGCAGCCGGTCTGCGGGCACCGAAATCCAGATCTATCTGGACAACCAACCCATCATCCGCACGCGCGCCAGCGCCGATGGCAACTGGCAGGCCCAGCTTGACGGGATTGAACGCGGTGTTTACCGCCTGCGCGTTGACGAACTGGATGACGCAGCGCAGGTCGTGTCGCGCGCCGAAATTCCCTTTGAACGGGTTACCCCGCAGATCGCGCGTGGCAGCGACGGGCCGCAGGCACTGATCGTGCAACCCGGCAACACGCTTTGGGCAATGTCAGAAGCCCGATTTGGGGACGGACAGCGCTACATGCGCATTTTCGATGCCAATCGCGACCAGATCCGCAACCCCGACCTGATTTTCCCCGGTCAGGTGTTCATCCTGCCCCCGCCCGAAGGGTGA
- a CDS encoding TIGR00730 family Rossman fold protein — translation MPVLPLSVCVFCGARAGADPAYVQAGRDMGQLIAQRGWRLVYGAGDIGIMGEVARAAQTGGAPTFGVIPTHLMQAEQGRQSLSTLVVTETMHERKKVMFTNSDAIVVLPGGAGSLDEFFEVLTWRQLGLHKKPILLLNTNGYWKPLAALIEHVIEQKFAESNVRSFFSVVDTVDEAGQALDAHFDSLMP, via the coding sequence ATGCCCGTTTTACCCCTGTCTGTATGTGTTTTTTGCGGTGCGCGCGCAGGCGCGGACCCCGCATATGTGCAAGCCGGGCGCGATATGGGCCAGTTGATCGCGCAGCGCGGCTGGCGGCTGGTTTACGGCGCGGGTGACATTGGCATCATGGGCGAGGTGGCGCGCGCGGCACAAACCGGCGGTGCGCCGACTTTCGGCGTTATCCCCACCCATCTGATGCAGGCCGAACAGGGCAGGCAGTCGCTGTCCACACTTGTCGTCACCGAAACCATGCATGAGCGCAAGAAGGTCATGTTCACCAATTCTGACGCGATTGTCGTGCTGCCGGGCGGGGCAGGGTCGCTGGATGAATTCTTTGAGGTTCTGACATGGCGCCAGCTTGGGTTGCACAAAAAGCCGATCCTGCTGCTGAATACCAACGGGTATTGGAAACCGCTGGCAGCCCTGATCGAACATGTGATCGAACAGAAATTCGCCGAATCCAATGTCCGCAGTTTTTTCAGCGTAGTTGATACGGTTGACGAGGCAGGTCAGGCACTGGATGCGCATTTTGACAGCCTGATGCCCTGA
- the uvrA gene encoding excinuclease ABC subunit UvrA encodes MAEQKFIEVRGAREHNLKNIDVDIPRDQLVVITGLSGSGKSSLAFDTIYAEGQRRYVESLSAYARQFLDMMQKPDMDHISGLSPAISIEQKTTSKNPRSTVGTVTEIYDYLRLLFARAGTPYSPETGLPIEAQQVQDMVDRIMAMEDGTRAYLLAPIVRDRKGEYRKEFLDLRKQGFQRVKVDGQFYELDEPPTLDKKFRHDIDVVVDRLVVRAGMETRLADSLRTALDLADGIAVLEEAREDGARMTFSEKFACPVSGFTISEIEPRLFSFNAPTGACPACDGLGVELFFDERLVVPDHALKLYDGAIAPWRKGKSPYFLQTIESLAKHYEFDARAPWKDLPAHVKQVLLYGSNGEELPFRYDEGGRVYNVTRAFEGVVPNMERRYRETDSAWIREDFEQYQNHRDCGVCGGYRLKPEALAVKIGGLHVGQVTQMSIKEALDWVKGVPDSLSGQKNEIARAILKEIRERLGFLVNVGLDYLTLGRHAGTLSGGESQRIRLASQIGSGLTGVLYVLDEPSIGLHQRDNDRLLVTLRNLRDQGNSVIVVEHDEEAIRTADHVLDFGPGAGVHGGRVVAKGTPAQIMADPASLTGQYLTGARQIAVPKVRRKGNGKKLKVVKASGNNLHDVTVDFPLGKFVCVTGVSGGGKSTLTIETLFKTASMRLNGARQTPAPCETIKGLEHLDKVIDIDQRPIGRTPRSNPATYTGAFGPIRDWFAGLPESKARGYKPGRFSFNVKGGRCEACQGDGVLKIEMNFLPDVYVTCETCKGARYNRETLEILFKGKSIADVLDMTVEEAQGFFQAVPSIRDKMDALMRVGLGYIKVGQQATTLSGGEAQRVKLAKELSRRSTGRTLYILDEPTTGLHFEDVRKLLEVLHELVDQGNTVVVIEHNLDVVKTADWIIDIGPEGGDGGGQVVATGTPEQVAKVEGSHTGHYLAPMLKQRRVAAE; translated from the coding sequence ATGGCCGAGCAGAAATTCATCGAAGTGCGCGGTGCGCGCGAACACAACCTGAAAAACATCGACGTGGATATTCCGCGCGATCAGCTTGTGGTCATCACCGGGCTGTCGGGGTCTGGCAAGTCGTCACTGGCCTTCGACACCATCTATGCAGAAGGGCAGCGGCGCTATGTCGAAAGCCTGTCGGCCTATGCGCGCCAGTTTCTGGACATGATGCAAAAGCCCGACATGGACCATATTTCAGGCCTGTCACCCGCAATTTCCATTGAGCAGAAAACCACCAGCAAGAACCCGCGCTCCACTGTTGGCACGGTGACCGAGATATATGACTACCTGCGCTTGCTGTTTGCCCGCGCGGGCACCCCCTACAGCCCCGAGACCGGCCTGCCCATTGAAGCGCAGCAGGTGCAGGACATGGTCGACCGCATCATGGCGATGGAAGACGGCACGCGCGCCTATTTGCTGGCCCCGATTGTGCGCGACCGCAAAGGGGAATACCGCAAGGAATTTCTGGACCTGCGCAAACAGGGCTTCCAGCGGGTCAAGGTCGATGGCCAGTTTTACGAATTGGACGAGCCACCCACGCTGGACAAGAAATTCCGCCATGACATTGATGTCGTAGTCGACCGTCTGGTTGTGCGCGCGGGCATGGAAACACGGCTGGCCGACAGTTTGCGCACAGCCCTTGATCTGGCCGATGGAATTGCCGTGCTGGAAGAAGCGCGCGAAGACGGCGCGCGCATGACATTTTCGGAAAAATTCGCCTGTCCGGTCAGTGGCTTCACCATTTCCGAAATCGAACCACGCCTGTTTTCGTTCAACGCCCCGACAGGCGCCTGCCCTGCCTGCGACGGGTTGGGGGTGGAGTTGTTTTTTGACGAACGCCTTGTCGTTCCTGACCATGCGCTGAAATTATATGACGGGGCGATTGCACCATGGCGCAAGGGCAAGTCGCCCTATTTCCTGCAAACGATTGAATCACTGGCCAAACACTATGAATTTGATGCCCGTGCCCCGTGGAAAGACCTGCCTGCGCATGTAAAGCAGGTGTTGCTCTATGGCTCAAACGGCGAGGAGCTGCCGTTTCGCTATGATGAAGGCGGGCGGGTCTATAACGTGACGCGCGCCTTTGAGGGTGTGGTGCCGAACATGGAACGGCGTTACCGCGAAACCGACAGCGCATGGATTCGTGAAGATTTCGAGCAATACCAAAACCACCGTGATTGCGGTGTCTGTGGCGGTTACCGTCTGAAACCCGAAGCGCTGGCGGTCAAGATTGGCGGGCTGCATGTCGGGCAGGTCACGCAAATGTCCATCAAGGAAGCGCTGGACTGGGTCAAGGGCGTGCCAGACTCGCTAAGTGGGCAGAAAAACGAAATCGCGCGTGCCATTCTGAAGGAAATCCGCGAACGTCTGGGGTTTCTGGTCAATGTGGGGCTGGATTACCTGACACTTGGACGGCATGCGGGAACATTGTCCGGCGGCGAAAGCCAGCGTATCCGGCTGGCCAGCCAGATCGGCAGCGGCCTGACGGGGGTGCTGTATGTGCTGGATGAACCCAGTATCGGTTTGCACCAGCGTGACAATGATCGCCTGCTGGTGACATTGCGCAATCTGCGCGATCAGGGAAATTCCGTCATTGTTGTGGAACATGACGAAGAAGCCATCCGCACAGCGGATCATGTGCTGGATTTTGGCCCCGGTGCCGGTGTGCATGGCGGGCGTGTGGTCGCCAAGGGAACGCCCGCGCAAATCATGGCCGACCCTGCCAGCCTGACAGGGCAATACCTGACCGGCGCGCGACAAATCGCAGTTCCGAAGGTGCGGCGCAAGGGTAATGGCAAGAAACTGAAAGTGGTCAAGGCCAGCGGCAACAACCTGCATGATGTCACAGTGGACTTTCCATTGGGCAAATTCGTGTGCGTGACGGGTGTTTCGGGGGGCGGCAAATCCACCCTGACGATTGAAACCCTGTTCAAAACCGCAAGCATGCGGCTGAACGGCGCGCGCCAGACACCCGCACCTTGCGAAACCATCAAGGGGCTGGAGCATCTGGACAAGGTCATCGACATTGACCAGCGCCCCATCGGGCGCACGCCACGGTCCAACCCTGCCACCTATACAGGGGCGTTCGGGCCAATCCGCGACTGGTTCGCGGGCCTGCCGGAATCGAAGGCGCGCGGCTACAAGCCTGGGCGGTTTTCATTCAACGTCAAGGGTGGCCGGTGCGAGGCCTGTCAGGGCGATGGCGTGCTGAAGATTGAAATGAATTTCCTGCCTGATGTCTATGTCACCTGCGAGACATGCAAGGGCGCACGCTATAACCGCGAAACGCTGGAAATTCTGTTCAAAGGCAAAAGCATAGCCGACGTTCTTGACATGACAGTTGAAGAAGCGCAGGGATTTTTTCAGGCCGTTCCGTCCATCCGCGACAAGATGGATGCGCTGATGCGTGTGGGGCTGGGATATATCAAGGTTGGCCAGCAGGCCACCACCCTGTCGGGCGGCGAGGCGCAGCGCGTGAAGCTGGCCAAGGAGCTGTCGCGCAGATCAACCGGGCGAACACTGTATATTCTGGACGAACCGACCACCGGCCTGCATTTCGAAGATGTGCGCAAACTTCTGGAAGTGCTGCATGAACTGGTGGATCAGGGCAACACAGTTGTCGTGATCGAACATAATCTGGATGTGGTGAAAACCGCCGACTGGATTATCGACATCGGGCCGGAGGGCGGCGATGGCGGCGGGCAGGTTGTGGCCACCGGCACCCCCGAACAGGTCGCCAAGGTCGAAGGCAGCCATACGGGCCATTATCTTGCGCCAATGCTGAAACAACGTCGGGTTGCCGCAGAATAG